One Amorphoplanes digitatis genomic window carries:
- a CDS encoding GNAT family N-acetyltransferase, with amino-acid sequence MNIETVRPERAEDFDAVRQVLLAAFETDGEARLVEALRRSDAFLPDLSVVAEHDGAVAAYALLSRITVGDDAGLALGPVAVLPDLQKRGLGAAVIREALRRAADAGERLVLVLGDPAYYGRFGFVPAAPYGITSEWSSFGDAWQVLALGTVEARYPAPWHDL; translated from the coding sequence ATGAACATCGAAACCGTACGGCCTGAGCGCGCGGAAGACTTCGACGCCGTTCGGCAGGTGCTGCTTGCCGCGTTCGAGACCGACGGCGAGGCGCGGCTGGTGGAGGCGCTGCGGCGCAGCGACGCGTTCCTGCCCGACCTCAGCGTCGTCGCGGAACACGACGGCGCCGTCGCCGCGTACGCCCTGCTCAGCCGGATCACCGTCGGCGATGACGCCGGACTTGCGCTGGGCCCGGTCGCCGTCCTCCCGGACCTGCAGAAGCGTGGCCTGGGCGCCGCGGTCATCCGGGAGGCCCTGCGCCGCGCCGCGGACGCCGGTGAGCGGCTGGTCCTCGTGCTCGGCGATCCCGCGTACTACGGCCGCTTCGGCTTCGTGCCGGCCGCGCCGTACGGGATCACCAGCGAATGGTCCTCCTTCGGCGACGCCTGGCAGGTGCTCGCCCTCGGCACGGTCGAGGCCCGCTACCCCGCTCCCTGGCACGACCTGTAG
- a CDS encoding MogA/MoaB family molybdenum cofactor biosynthesis protein — MGTPRGPLVIRARVIVASNRAAAGVYADTSGPLLVAGLRDLGCEVDPEPVVVPDGEPVAEALRAAVAEGIDVVVTSGGTGVTPTDRTPEATRPLLDFEVPGIAEAIRAYSRGKVPAAALSRGLAGVAGSTLVVNLPGSTGGARDGIAVLGPILVHTVEQIGGGDHRLSS; from the coding sequence ATGGGTACGCCCCGAGGACCGCTCGTGATCCGTGCCCGGGTGATCGTCGCCTCGAACCGCGCCGCGGCGGGCGTGTACGCCGACACCAGCGGCCCGCTGCTCGTCGCCGGACTTCGTGACCTGGGCTGCGAGGTGGACCCGGAGCCGGTCGTCGTGCCGGACGGTGAGCCGGTGGCCGAGGCGCTGCGTGCCGCGGTCGCCGAGGGGATCGACGTGGTCGTCACCAGCGGAGGCACCGGTGTCACCCCGACCGATCGCACGCCCGAGGCGACCCGGCCGCTGCTCGATTTCGAGGTGCCCGGCATCGCCGAGGCGATCCGCGCGTACAGCAGGGGCAAGGTGCCGGCGGCCGCGCTCTCCCGCGGCCTCGCCGGTGTCGCCGGAAGCACGCTCGTGGTGAACCTGCCCGGCTCGACGGGCGGCGCGAGGGACGGCATCGCGGTGCTCGGCCCGATCCTCGTCCACACGGTGGAGCAGATCGGCGGCGGCGACCATAGGCTCTCCTCGTGA
- a CDS encoding DoxX family protein gives MKPVRTTARAMLGAIFVVSGVRIVLNPDSKVEAAKRVTDRVGPMLERVDPRLPSDARTLVRLKAGTDLIAGLLLATGRFTRPAAAVLAANLVPTTVAGHPFWTMSGPERAQHEGHFLKNLGLLGGLLLAAADTQGKPGIGYRTSHAVERSQRSMRRAVRTARREAKIARRSAAAARRLPG, from the coding sequence ATGAAGCCTGTGCGTACCACAGCCCGCGCCATGCTCGGTGCGATCTTCGTGGTCAGCGGAGTTCGTATCGTCCTCAATCCCGACTCCAAGGTCGAGGCCGCCAAGCGGGTCACCGACCGGGTCGGGCCGATGCTCGAGCGGGTCGACCCACGGCTGCCCAGCGACGCACGCACCCTGGTGCGGCTGAAGGCCGGCACCGACCTGATCGCCGGGCTCCTGCTGGCCACCGGCCGTTTCACCCGACCGGCCGCCGCGGTGCTCGCCGCCAACCTGGTACCCACGACCGTCGCGGGGCATCCGTTCTGGACCATGTCCGGGCCCGAGCGGGCGCAGCACGAGGGGCACTTCCTGAAGAATCTCGGGCTGCTCGGCGGCCTGCTGCTCGCCGCCGCCGACACGCAGGGCAAGCCCGGCATCGGCTACCGGACCAGCCATGCCGTCGAGCGCTCACAGCGCTCGATGCGGCGCGCCGTCCGGACCGCCCGGCGGGAGGCGAAGATCGCCCGGCGTTCGGCCGCGGCCGCCCGGCGGCTCCCTGGGTAA
- a CDS encoding ATP-binding protein — MDPVRNPYAPGAGQRPPELAGRGRELDAFDVVLERVARGRPERSLVLTGLRGVGKTVLLNTLRSAAIGRLWGTGKIEARPDQSLRRPVSAALHMAIRELAPHHRNPERVDEVLAVLKAFALRANDASAKLRDRWTPGIDVPPARGRADSGDIEIDLVELFTDAASLATDVGTGIALFIDEMQDLGPADVSALCAACHELSQLGAPLIVVGAGLPHLPAVLSAAKSYSERLFRYQRIDRLDRIAADLALCAPAAREDVEYEAKALDLLYEKSGGYPYFVQAYGKATWDHAPSSPVTVEDVRVASPEAEAELAVGFFGSRFERATPAEREYMRSMASLSGDSENDMDAAVPTADIAAALSRRPASLSPARDALIKKGLIYSGERGTVAFTVPHFGRYLRTQP; from the coding sequence GTGGATCCGGTTCGGAATCCGTACGCGCCCGGCGCCGGCCAACGCCCGCCCGAGCTGGCCGGACGTGGCCGCGAGCTGGACGCCTTCGACGTGGTTCTCGAGCGCGTCGCCCGCGGCCGCCCCGAACGCAGCCTCGTCCTGACCGGCCTGCGTGGCGTCGGCAAGACCGTGCTGCTGAACACCCTGCGCTCGGCCGCGATCGGCCGGCTCTGGGGCACCGGCAAGATCGAGGCCCGGCCGGACCAGTCGCTGCGGCGGCCGGTGTCCGCCGCACTGCACATGGCGATCCGCGAGCTGGCGCCGCACCACCGCAACCCCGAGCGGGTCGACGAGGTGCTGGCGGTGCTCAAGGCGTTCGCCCTGCGCGCCAACGACGCCTCCGCCAAGCTGCGCGACCGGTGGACCCCCGGCATCGACGTCCCACCGGCACGGGGGCGGGCTGACTCCGGCGACATCGAGATCGACCTGGTCGAGCTCTTCACCGACGCGGCCTCGCTCGCCACGGACGTGGGTACCGGAATCGCCCTGTTCATCGACGAGATGCAGGACCTGGGCCCGGCCGACGTCTCCGCGCTGTGCGCCGCCTGCCACGAGCTGTCGCAGCTGGGCGCGCCGCTCATCGTCGTCGGCGCCGGGCTGCCGCACCTGCCGGCGGTGCTCTCCGCGGCGAAGTCGTACTCGGAGCGCCTCTTCCGGTATCAGCGCATCGACCGGCTCGACCGGATCGCCGCCGACCTGGCCTTGTGCGCGCCGGCCGCGCGCGAGGACGTCGAGTACGAGGCCAAGGCGCTGGACCTGCTCTACGAGAAGTCTGGCGGATACCCGTACTTCGTGCAGGCATACGGGAAGGCGACCTGGGACCACGCGCCGAGCTCGCCGGTGACCGTCGAGGATGTCCGGGTGGCCTCGCCGGAGGCCGAGGCCGAGCTGGCCGTCGGCTTCTTCGGGTCGCGCTTCGAGCGGGCGACGCCGGCCGAGCGCGAATACATGCGGTCGATGGCGTCGCTCTCGGGTGACTCGGAGAACGACATGGACGCGGCGGTGCCGACGGCGGACATCGCGGCCGCGCTGTCGCGGCGCCCGGCCAGCCTGTCCCCGGCCCGGGACGCCCTGATCAAGAAGGGCCTGATCTATTCGGGAGAGCGCGGCACGGTGGCGTTCACCGTGCCGCACTTCGGTCGCTACCTGCGGACCCAGCCGTAG
- the moaC gene encoding cyclic pyranopterin monophosphate synthase MoaC, producing MTHVDAEGAARMVDVSAKEITVRRAVAAGRLVTTAEVVALLRGDGLPKGDALAVARIAGIMGAKRTPDLVPLCHPIGLHGVTVDLRITGTGVDITATTRTADRTGVEMEALTAVATAGLTLIDMVKAVDPAASIEAVRVLRKEGGKTGEWVRPEDRS from the coding sequence ATGACTCATGTCGACGCCGAAGGCGCAGCTCGGATGGTCGACGTGTCGGCCAAGGAGATCACCGTCCGGCGCGCCGTTGCCGCCGGCCGGCTGGTCACCACCGCGGAGGTGGTCGCGCTGCTGCGCGGCGACGGCCTGCCGAAGGGCGACGCCCTCGCGGTGGCCCGGATCGCCGGCATCATGGGCGCCAAGCGCACCCCGGATCTGGTGCCCCTGTGTCACCCGATCGGGCTGCACGGCGTCACCGTCGACCTGCGTATCACCGGCACCGGCGTCGACATCACCGCGACGACCAGGACCGCGGACCGCACCGGCGTCGAGATGGAGGCGCTGACGGCGGTGGCCACCGCCGGGCTCACCCTGATCGACATGGTCAAGGCGGTGGACCCCGCGGCGAGCATCGAGGCCGTCCGCGTCCTGCGCAAGGAGGGCGGCAAGACCGGCGAATGGGTACGCCCCGAGGACCGCTCGTGA
- a CDS encoding glycosyltransferase 87 family protein has protein sequence MVALSFIGILAAITTIAQRYGFSGLAVSRAAVQSWFAGDGLYAYRAASSQLGTELTPPALFLVAPAVLMPLRLAGWLTALAGVAALGLSLVALVGPVARRYGRRRWPVVLAAGALALTVEPVRATLGLGSFDLLVFGLITADIVALRRGAWARSRAAWWPGRPASAPPQGRTVGDCLRRGWATGAWAGLGTGIAVALTVTPAFFVAYLAVTRQWRAAFTAACTASVAAVGALMITPRETAAWFGEVLWRIDRTGPVDAVGNQSLAGVLARIYDSATTPVLLWLSFSLLLVAVGFIRARAAHADGDEIAAFTLVGLTAAIVGPVTYTRELVWVLPATLILIDAAARRRVNPGRALPGRNRRPGLGFAVAAGTTYLLFVLAPMWSGHDTFSRNSYALAAILLVNALPWRPGVAPAFPVNRWLGRPSPRRGKGRRTRTGSFTHEPSAARSANGDRTAGIGRAGAAGGPLPAATIPPPRDPGR, from the coding sequence GTGGTCGCGCTCTCCTTCATCGGCATCCTGGCCGCGATCACCACGATCGCTCAGCGGTACGGGTTCAGCGGCCTCGCCGTGAGCCGCGCGGCGGTGCAGAGCTGGTTCGCGGGCGACGGCCTGTACGCGTACCGCGCGGCGTCGAGCCAGCTCGGCACCGAGCTCACGCCCCCGGCGTTGTTCCTCGTGGCGCCGGCCGTGCTGATGCCGCTCCGGCTGGCCGGGTGGCTGACCGCGCTGGCCGGGGTCGCCGCGCTCGGCCTCTCCCTGGTCGCGCTGGTGGGGCCGGTCGCCCGCCGTTACGGGCGGCGGCGGTGGCCGGTCGTGCTCGCGGCGGGCGCGCTCGCCCTGACCGTCGAGCCGGTGCGGGCCACGCTCGGGCTCGGCTCCTTCGACCTGCTGGTGTTCGGGCTGATCACGGCCGACATCGTCGCGCTGCGGCGCGGCGCCTGGGCGCGCAGCCGGGCCGCCTGGTGGCCGGGTCGTCCCGCCTCCGCGCCGCCGCAGGGGCGGACGGTCGGTGACTGTCTGCGGCGCGGCTGGGCCACCGGCGCCTGGGCGGGCCTGGGCACCGGGATCGCCGTGGCCCTGACGGTCACCCCCGCCTTCTTCGTCGCGTACCTGGCCGTCACCCGGCAGTGGCGGGCCGCGTTCACCGCCGCCTGCACGGCCTCGGTCGCCGCGGTCGGCGCGCTGATGATCACGCCGCGCGAGACCGCGGCCTGGTTCGGCGAGGTGCTGTGGCGCATCGACCGGACCGGGCCGGTCGACGCCGTCGGCAACCAGTCGCTCGCCGGGGTGCTGGCCCGAATCTACGACTCGGCGACCACGCCGGTGCTGCTCTGGCTCTCGTTCTCGCTGCTGCTCGTCGCGGTCGGGTTCATCCGGGCCCGGGCGGCGCACGCGGACGGCGACGAGATCGCGGCGTTCACGCTCGTCGGCCTCACCGCGGCGATCGTCGGCCCGGTCACCTACACGCGCGAGCTGGTCTGGGTGCTGCCGGCGACGCTGATCCTGATCGACGCGGCCGCCCGGCGGCGGGTGAACCCCGGCCGCGCGCTGCCGGGACGCAACCGGCGGCCCGGGCTGGGCTTCGCGGTCGCGGCCGGGACGACGTATCTGCTGTTCGTGCTGGCCCCGATGTGGAGCGGGCACGACACGTTCTCCCGGAACTCGTACGCGTTGGCGGCGATTTTGCTGGTCAACGCCCTGCCGTGGCGGCCGGGCGTGGCTCCGGCCTTCCCGGTCAACCGCTGGCTGGGTCGTCCGTCCCCGCGGCGGGGCAAGGGCCGGCGTACCCGAACCGGAAGTTTCACGCACGAGCCCAGCGCCGCGCGGTCCGCGAACGGGGACCGGACGGCCGGCATCGGCCGGGCCGGCGCCGCGGGTGGGCCGCTGCCCGCCGCCACCATCCCGCCGCCCCGCGATCCGGGCCGCTGA
- a CDS encoding molybdopterin molybdotransferase MoeA has product MAYEAGRAAVRAAETVPLAGADGRTLAEPLVTLTDLPAFPTSSIDGWAVRGPAPWRPAGRVLAGGTAEPLTADGTCVEIATGAMVPEGTQALIRVEDSTRDAEGRVSGEPRPVPEWRLPGDEAHRGEELLPAGTPVDPAVLGMAATCGYDMIAVRPLPRAALLVFGDELLTSGPPGAGRVRDSLSPLVPAWLRRYGATVDPAAVRGPVRDTLEAHVAAIREALADADVVCTTGGTMNGPVDHLHPALAELGAEYVMNTVAVRPGFPMLLARVPGPDGRPRFLAGLPGNPQSAVIALISLVAPLLAGLHGRELPVLPRVELSAPVPGRGGFTHLALAALDRDGRTATPVGHVGSAMLRGLAGAHGFVVVRPDTQADAGELVPFLPLPLYAGERP; this is encoded by the coding sequence ATGGCATACGAGGCCGGGCGCGCCGCCGTCCGCGCCGCCGAGACCGTGCCGCTCGCCGGCGCCGACGGCCGCACGCTCGCCGAGCCGCTTGTCACCCTCACCGACCTGCCGGCGTTCCCGACCTCGAGCATCGACGGCTGGGCGGTCCGCGGCCCGGCGCCGTGGCGCCCGGCGGGCCGGGTGCTGGCCGGCGGCACGGCCGAGCCCCTGACCGCGGACGGCACCTGCGTCGAGATCGCGACCGGCGCGATGGTCCCGGAGGGCACGCAGGCGCTGATCCGCGTCGAGGATTCGACCCGCGACGCCGAGGGCCGGGTCAGCGGCGAGCCGCGGCCGGTGCCCGAGTGGCGGCTGCCGGGTGACGAGGCGCACCGCGGTGAAGAGCTGCTTCCCGCCGGCACGCCGGTCGACCCCGCCGTGCTCGGCATGGCCGCGACCTGCGGCTACGACATGATCGCCGTCCGGCCGCTGCCCCGCGCGGCGCTGCTGGTCTTCGGCGACGAACTCCTGACCAGCGGCCCGCCGGGCGCGGGCCGGGTCCGCGACTCCCTGAGCCCGCTCGTTCCCGCGTGGCTGCGCCGCTACGGCGCGACGGTCGACCCCGCGGCCGTGCGAGGCCCGGTGCGGGACACCCTCGAGGCGCACGTCGCGGCGATCCGGGAGGCGCTCGCGGACGCGGACGTGGTCTGCACGACCGGCGGCACGATGAACGGGCCCGTCGACCACCTGCACCCGGCCCTGGCCGAGCTGGGCGCCGAGTACGTCATGAACACGGTCGCGGTGCGTCCCGGCTTCCCGATGCTGCTGGCCCGGGTGCCCGGCCCGGACGGCCGGCCCCGCTTCCTCGCCGGCCTGCCCGGCAACCCGCAGTCGGCGGTGATCGCGCTGATCTCGCTGGTCGCGCCGCTGCTGGCCGGACTGCACGGCCGCGAGCTGCCCGTGCTGCCCCGGGTCGAGCTGTCGGCGCCGGTGCCGGGCCGGGGCGGCTTCACCCACCTCGCGCTGGCCGCCCTGGACCGCGACGGCCGCACGGCGACGCCGGTCGGGCACGTCGGCTCGGCGATGCTGCGCGGGCTGGCCGGCGCACACGGCTTCGTCGTGGTCCGGCCGGACACCCAGGCCGATGCCGGCGAACTGGTCCCGTTCCTGCCCCTTCCGCTCTACGCCGGAGAACGCCCATGA
- a CDS encoding molybdenum cofactor biosynthesis protein MoaE translates to MNTIETVRIAEVLDSALDLAAHERAVADTRAGAVVSFQGVVRDHDDDRGVTLLEYEGHPTAAAVLREVAQEIAADPDVYAVAVSHRVGVLRIGDVALVASVSTAHRAAAFAACARLVDEAKARLPIWKRQVFTDGTEEWVNCP, encoded by the coding sequence ATGAACACCATCGAGACGGTACGGATCGCCGAGGTCCTCGACTCCGCGCTGGACCTGGCCGCGCACGAGCGGGCGGTCGCGGATACCCGGGCCGGTGCGGTCGTGTCGTTCCAGGGCGTGGTCCGCGATCACGACGACGACCGCGGCGTGACCCTGCTCGAATACGAGGGGCATCCCACCGCCGCGGCGGTGCTGCGCGAGGTGGCGCAGGAGATCGCCGCGGACCCGGACGTGTACGCGGTCGCCGTGTCGCACCGGGTCGGCGTCCTGCGGATCGGCGACGTGGCGCTGGTGGCGTCGGTGAGCACCGCGCACCGGGCGGCGGCGTTCGCGGCGTGCGCGCGCCTTGTCGACGAGGCGAAGGCCCGCCTGCCGATCTGGAAGCGTCAGGTCTTCACCGACGGCACCGAGGAGTGGGTCAACTGCCCCTGA